The genomic segment TTGATGGTGTAGAATATCCAGTTGTTAAAATGGAGATTTCTAGAACTTCTCACCCTTTTTACACAGGTAAATCTAAATTAATTGATACTGCAGGACGTATCGATAAATTCAAAACGAAATACGCGAAACACGTTAAATAATTTTAATTTGTTTTTTACTATACTAAGCCTCACAATTTGTGAGGCTTTTTTTATGTAAATCTTTGTAACTTTGAGCCTTTATAACTTTGTAAAAATTTAAAATGAATTATATTCTTTTCGACGGTCCCTCTAGAAATGCCCTTTTGCCTTTTACTTTCACACGTCCCGTTGCCGATATTTTAATTGGAATTT from the Flavobacterium ammonificans genome contains:
- a CDS encoding type B 50S ribosomal protein L31, giving the protein MKKGVHPENYRLVAFKDMSNDDVFITKSTADAKETITVDGVEYPVVKMEISRTSHPFYTGKSKLIDTAGRIDKFKTKYAKHVK